In one Streptomyces marincola genomic region, the following are encoded:
- a CDS encoding M55 family metallopeptidase — translation MTRILVSADMEGATGVTWPADCLPGTPEWQRCRPMLTSDVNAAIAGFFDGGATEVLVNEAHMTMRNLLLEQLDDRAELLTGRHKDLSMVEGVQRGDVDGLAFIGYHTGAGDEGVLAHTYLGNSVTGVFVDGVRASEGLLNALVAAEYGTPVVLVTGDDRTCLDAGGYAPGVPAVAVKDYVSRYAAVCRTPARTAADIRAAAADAVAHAVRRPPAERVARRIEVEFDAEHLAGAAAIVPGVERTEPLRVAFTAESMYEGIRCFKAVTTLVSAAVEEWYG, via the coding sequence ATGACCCGGATTCTCGTTTCGGCCGACATGGAAGGGGCCACCGGCGTCACCTGGCCCGCCGACTGCCTCCCCGGCACCCCGGAGTGGCAGCGCTGCCGGCCCATGCTCACCTCCGACGTCAACGCCGCCATCGCGGGCTTCTTCGACGGCGGCGCCACCGAGGTGCTGGTCAACGAGGCGCACATGACGATGCGCAACCTGCTGCTCGAACAGCTGGACGACCGCGCGGAGTTGCTGACCGGCCGCCACAAGGACCTCAGCATGGTCGAGGGCGTCCAGCGCGGCGACGTGGACGGCCTGGCGTTCATCGGCTACCACACGGGCGCGGGCGACGAGGGCGTGCTCGCGCACACCTACCTGGGGAACTCGGTCACCGGCGTCTTCGTCGACGGCGTCCGCGCCAGCGAGGGCCTGCTGAACGCGCTGGTCGCCGCCGAGTACGGCACCCCCGTGGTCCTGGTCACCGGCGACGACCGCACGTGCCTGGACGCCGGTGGCTACGCGCCCGGCGTGCCGGCCGTCGCGGTCAAGGACTACGTGTCGCGCTACGCGGCCGTCTGCCGCACGCCCGCGCGGACCGCCGCCGACATCCGCGCCGCCGCGGCGGACGCGGTCGCGCACGCCGTGCGCCGCCCGCCGGCCGAGCGGGTCGCGCGCCGGATCGAGGTCGAGTTCGACGCGGAGCACCTGGCCGGGGCGGCGGCCATCGTGCCGGGTGTCGAGCGGACGGAGCCGCTGCGCGTGGCGTTCACGGCGGAGTCGATGTACGAGGGTATCCGCTGTTTCAAGGCGGTCACAACGCTGGTATCCGCGGCGGTGGAGGAATGGTATGGCTGA
- a CDS encoding M20/M25/M40 family metallo-hydrolase: MAEQDNGAHDGTAPGGGAPHIDATALDEAVRFTSDLIRLDTTNRGGGDGTEREAAEYVAARLAEAGIEPLLLEKAPGRTNVVARVPGADPAAPALLVHGHLDVVPADPGEWQVHPFSGEIRDGVVWGRGAVDMKDSDAMVLAVVRAWARAGVRPARDIVLAFTADEEDTAQYGSGFLVAHRPELFEGCTEAIGESGAFTFHPGDGRRIYPVAAGERGTAWLTLTAGGRAGHGSKINRENAVTRLSAAVTRIGEHTWPVRLTPVVRAALTELAGLYGVPLPDLDADDPAALAAGVDDLLARIGPAAALIAPTVRNSANPTMLDAGYKVNVIPGRARAHVDGRVLPGGEQEFTDTLDRLTGPGVDWEHLHHEIPLQAPVDGPAFAVMREALLHFDPGAHVIPYCMSGGTDAKQFSRLGVTGYGFMPLRLPPGFDYQAMFHGVDERVPVDALHFGTRVLDRALRAL, encoded by the coding sequence ATGGCTGAGCAGGACAACGGCGCCCACGACGGCACGGCACCCGGCGGCGGGGCACCGCACATCGACGCCACGGCGCTCGACGAGGCCGTCAGGTTCACGTCCGACCTGATCCGCCTCGACACCACCAACCGGGGCGGCGGAGACGGCACGGAACGCGAAGCGGCCGAGTACGTCGCGGCCCGCCTGGCCGAGGCGGGGATCGAACCGCTCCTGCTGGAGAAGGCCCCGGGGCGCACGAACGTCGTGGCGCGTGTGCCGGGCGCCGACCCGGCCGCCCCCGCGCTCCTCGTCCACGGCCACCTCGACGTCGTGCCCGCCGACCCGGGGGAGTGGCAGGTGCACCCCTTCTCCGGCGAGATCCGCGACGGCGTCGTCTGGGGGCGCGGCGCGGTCGACATGAAGGACTCCGACGCCATGGTCCTGGCCGTCGTCCGCGCCTGGGCCCGCGCCGGCGTGCGCCCGGCGCGGGACATCGTGCTGGCCTTCACGGCCGACGAGGAGGACACCGCCCAGTACGGCTCTGGTTTCCTCGTCGCGCACCGGCCCGAACTGTTCGAGGGCTGCACCGAGGCGATCGGCGAGTCCGGCGCGTTCACCTTCCACCCCGGCGACGGCCGCCGCATCTACCCGGTGGCGGCGGGCGAACGCGGCACCGCGTGGCTCACCCTCACCGCCGGCGGCCGGGCGGGCCACGGCTCGAAGATCAACCGCGAGAACGCCGTCACGCGCCTGTCCGCCGCCGTCACCCGCATCGGCGAGCACACCTGGCCGGTCCGGCTGACCCCCGTCGTCCGCGCCGCGCTGACCGAACTCGCCGGCCTGTACGGCGTTCCGCTGCCCGACCTCGACGCCGACGACCCCGCCGCGCTCGCCGCAGGCGTGGACGACCTGCTCGCGCGCATCGGCCCGGCCGCCGCGCTGATCGCGCCCACCGTGCGCAACAGCGCCAACCCCACCATGCTGGACGCCGGCTACAAGGTGAACGTCATCCCGGGGCGCGCCCGCGCGCACGTCGACGGGCGGGTCCTGCCCGGCGGCGAGCAGGAGTTCACCGACACCCTCGACCGGCTCACGGGGCCAGGCGTCGACTGGGAGCACCTGCACCACGAGATCCCGCTCCAGGCCCCCGTGGACGGGCCGGCGTTCGCCGTCATGCGGGAGGCGCTGCTGCACTTCGACCCCGGCGCGCACGTGATCCCCTACTGCATGTCGGGCGGCACCGACGCCAAGCAGTTCTCCCGGCTCGGGGTGACCGGCTACGGCTTCATGCCGCTGCGGCTGCCGCCCGGCTTCGACTACCAGGCGATGTTCCACGGCGTCGACGAGCGCGTACCCGTCGACGCCCTCCACTTCGGCACGCGCGTGCTCGACCGCGCGCTGCGCGCCCTGTGA
- a CDS encoding class I SAM-dependent methyltransferase, whose amino-acid sequence MTGAAAAGAWDGFWRAAPPGPNTVFWDAAPAEVAAAHLPHFAPHLAQPLPLVDVGCGNGTQTVFLAERHAGPVLGVDLSAEAVARARRAAGAGPAAFRTLDAADADAVRALHRELGDSHVYLRGVLHQAPPAGQAALAAGVAALLGARGRGFVVEPSEAAKAALAGLLRRSGGPPPTLAAVFEHGIAPAGLTEGRLPDLFRAAGLAVLAAGSLPLATTERGTDGTAVTLPSNWLVVGRRG is encoded by the coding sequence GTGACCGGCGCCGCGGCGGCCGGCGCCTGGGACGGCTTCTGGCGCGCCGCGCCCCCCGGCCCCAACACCGTGTTCTGGGACGCCGCGCCCGCCGAGGTCGCGGCGGCGCACCTGCCGCACTTCGCCCCCCATCTGGCGCAGCCGCTGCCGCTGGTCGACGTGGGCTGCGGCAACGGGACCCAGACCGTGTTCCTGGCCGAGCGGCACGCGGGGCCCGTGCTCGGTGTCGACCTGTCGGCCGAGGCGGTGGCCCGCGCCCGCCGCGCGGCGGGCGCGGGCCCGGCCGCGTTCAGGACGCTGGACGCCGCCGACGCGGACGCCGTGCGCGCGCTGCACCGCGAGCTGGGCGACAGCCACGTCTACCTGCGCGGCGTGCTGCACCAGGCGCCGCCGGCCGGGCAGGCCGCGCTGGCCGCGGGCGTCGCCGCGCTCCTCGGCGCGCGCGGGCGCGGCTTCGTCGTCGAGCCCTCCGAGGCGGCGAAGGCCGCCCTGGCCGGCCTGCTGCGGCGTTCCGGCGGCCCGCCGCCCACCCTGGCCGCCGTCTTCGAGCACGGCATCGCGCCGGCCGGCCTCACCGAGGGGCGGCTGCCCGACCTGTTCCGCGCGGCCGGCCTCGCGGTGCTCGCCGCCGGTTCGCTGCCGCTGGCCACCACCGAGCGCGGCACCGACGGCACGGCCGTCACCCTGCCGTCGAACTGGCTGGTCGTCGGTCGCCGCGGGTAA